A single Bacillus sp. OxB-1 DNA region contains:
- a CDS encoding YqkE family protein yields the protein MAKKRKQAATPNKRVDSGELTLSDALNEDMLAKLKAAKQELSAAEQAKEEERQARLLQERKEREKNKSFAELLDEYGEHGSKY from the coding sequence ATGGCGAAGAAACGAAAACAAGCCGCCACTCCCAACAAGCGTGTCGATAGCGGGGAACTCACGTTATCGGACGCGCTCAACGAGGATATGCTCGCCAAGCTGAAAGCGGCGAAGCAGGAACTCTCCGCAGCCGAACAAGCAAAAGAGGAGGAGCGCCAAGCCCGCCTCTTGCAGGAACGGAAAGAACGGGAGAAGAATAAAAGTTTCGCGGAGTTGCTCGATGAATACGGAGAGCACGGATCGAAATATTGA
- a CDS encoding hydroxymethylglutaryl-CoA lyase — protein MFILPNNVTIIEVGPRDGLQNEKKFVETQEKLGFIKALQQAGIQEMELTSFVSPKWVPQMADAKEIVAETPRVGRQFVLAPNAKGAELALEADAQSVAVFVGVSNSFNKKNINRSTEEALDALEPVIAKLKQDNIFVRACISTAFYCPYEGKMDIEDVVSLCKRFVSMGADELSVADTIGKANPRESFALFSRLKEELPNVLITAHFHDTRKMAIANIYAALQAGVDRFDMSAGGLGGCPFAPGATGNVATEDVVHLLDTLGIETGVDVKQVCEAVALIAPHVSRPIETGMYRLFVNDQL, from the coding sequence ATGTTCATTTTACCAAACAATGTGACAATTATCGAGGTGGGACCTCGGGATGGTCTACAAAACGAGAAGAAATTTGTCGAAACACAGGAAAAACTGGGATTCATCAAGGCGCTGCAGCAAGCAGGCATCCAGGAAATGGAGCTCACTTCATTTGTATCCCCGAAATGGGTGCCGCAAATGGCGGACGCCAAAGAGATTGTTGCGGAAACACCGCGTGTCGGCCGGCAGTTCGTCTTGGCGCCGAATGCTAAAGGCGCGGAACTCGCGTTGGAGGCGGATGCGCAAAGCGTCGCTGTTTTCGTAGGGGTGAGCAATTCATTCAACAAAAAGAATATCAATCGTTCGACCGAGGAAGCGCTGGATGCGCTGGAACCGGTCATCGCGAAATTGAAACAGGATAATATTTTTGTGCGCGCCTGCATTTCCACTGCGTTTTATTGTCCATATGAGGGAAAGATGGATATAGAGGATGTCGTGTCGCTCTGCAAACGGTTCGTCTCGATGGGGGCAGACGAGCTCAGCGTGGCAGACACGATCGGCAAGGCGAATCCGCGGGAAAGTTTTGCGCTGTTTTCACGATTGAAAGAGGAGTTGCCTAACGTTCTCATTACGGCCCATTTCCACGATACGCGGAAAATGGCCATTGCTAATATTTATGCGGCGTTGCAAGCAGGCGTCGACCGGTTCGATATGTCTGCGGGTGGACTCGGGGGCTGTCCTTTCGCACCGGGAGCCACGGGCAATGTCGCGACGGAAGATGTCGTCCATCTGCTCGATACGCTCGGCATCGAGACGGGCGTCGATGTGAAACAGGTCTGTGAAGCGGTAGCGCTCATCGCACCGCATGTTTCGCGCCCGATCGAAACCGGGATGTACAGATTGTTTGTCAACGACCAGCTATAG
- a CDS encoding acetyl-CoA C-acetyltransferase, protein MSTEVVIVSAVRSPIGSFLGSLKDVSAPELGAIVIKEALTRAGVAPEQVDEVIMGNVLQAGLGQNPARQASMKAGLPETVPSMTINKVCGSGLKAVHLARQAIVAGDADIVVAGGMENMSQAPYLVKNARDGFKMGDQKVIDSMITDGLWCAFNDYHMGITAENLCDRYSISREEQDEFAARSQANAAAAIEAGRFKDEIVPIEIPQRKGEPIIFDTDEYVKASSTAAKLGKLRPAFKKDGSVTAGNASGINDGAAAFVIMSKVKADELGLTPLATIAANAGAGVDPSVMGIGPVQAVKNVLAKAAMELADIELVEANEAFAAQSLAVDRELGFDHSKLNVNGGAIALGHPIGASGARILVTLLYEMKRRDAKTGLATLCIGGGQGVATIVKRP, encoded by the coding sequence GTGTCAACAGAAGTGGTTATCGTCAGTGCGGTCAGATCGCCGATCGGGTCGTTCCTCGGCTCGTTAAAAGATGTATCTGCACCTGAACTTGGGGCAATTGTGATTAAAGAAGCGTTAACGCGTGCAGGAGTGGCACCGGAACAAGTCGATGAAGTCATAATGGGGAATGTACTTCAAGCGGGCCTCGGCCAGAATCCGGCGCGGCAAGCGTCCATGAAAGCGGGACTTCCGGAAACGGTCCCATCCATGACGATCAATAAAGTGTGTGGATCCGGATTGAAAGCCGTCCATTTAGCGAGACAGGCCATCGTGGCAGGAGATGCGGACATCGTCGTGGCGGGCGGGATGGAGAACATGAGCCAGGCGCCATACTTGGTGAAAAATGCGCGGGATGGCTTCAAGATGGGGGATCAGAAAGTCATCGACAGTATGATTACTGACGGATTATGGTGTGCATTCAATGATTATCATATGGGAATCACAGCGGAAAATCTATGCGATCGCTACTCGATTTCGCGTGAGGAACAGGATGAGTTCGCTGCGCGTTCGCAAGCGAATGCGGCAGCTGCCATCGAGGCAGGCCGTTTCAAAGACGAAATTGTGCCGATCGAAATTCCGCAGCGGAAAGGCGAGCCCATCATTTTTGATACAGATGAGTATGTGAAAGCGAGTTCGACCGCTGCGAAGCTTGGCAAACTGCGTCCTGCATTCAAGAAGGATGGCAGTGTTACAGCCGGCAACGCTTCCGGCATCAATGACGGAGCCGCTGCATTTGTCATCATGTCCAAAGTGAAAGCGGACGAGCTTGGCCTGACGCCGCTTGCGACAATTGCAGCGAACGCGGGAGCAGGCGTCGATCCGTCCGTCATGGGAATCGGCCCGGTCCAAGCCGTGAAAAACGTATTGGCGAAGGCGGCTATGGAGTTGGCGGACATCGAGCTTGTGGAAGCGAACGAAGCGTTTGCGGCCCAGTCGCTCGCAGTCGACCGTGAACTCGGTTTCGATCACTCGAAATTGAATGTCAACGGAGGCGCCATTGCGCTCGGTCACCCGATCGGGGCAAGCGGTGCACGGATTTTGGTGACACTGCTTTATGAGATGAAGCGCCGTGACGCCAAAACGGGCCTTGCCACGCTGTGCATCGGCGGAGGCCAAGGAGTCGCAACGATTGTAAAACGCCCATGA